The Manihot esculenta cultivar AM560-2 chromosome 11, M.esculenta_v8, whole genome shotgun sequence genome includes a region encoding these proteins:
- the LOC110625743 gene encoding NDR1/HIN1-like protein 13, producing the protein MADRVHPRDSPPSSSEFKPAPVSSPDNLQLPMKPPAPLPEKPVPPPPGTYVVQIPKDQIYRLPPPENAKRYKKLSGQKPRRSSCCCCFCWFLGLLVVLILLAGIAAGVFYLVFRPEAPKYSIDSISIKGFNLSSSAPFSPEFDVTVRADNPNDKIGIDYRTGSSVNVYYNDVRLCNGKLPAFYQPSNNVTVFVTALKGSGIELTSAVHKALVNGENKGKLPFNLKLRAPVRIKVGSVKTWTITVKVNCDVTVDKLTSKAKIVSKDCDYGVDLW; encoded by the coding sequence ATGGCCGATCGAGTCCACCCTCGTGATTCTCCTCCATCATCCTCCGAGTTCAAGCCGGCGCCGGTGTCATCTCCGGATAACCTACAGTTGCCCATGAAACCGCCAGCTCCTTTGCCTGAGAAGCCTGTTCCTCCACCACCTGGAACTTACGTCGTCCAGATCCCAAAGGATCAGATCTACCGTCTACCTCCTCCAGAAAATGCCAAACGCTATAAGAAACTCTCTGGCCAGAAGCCTCGACGCAGTTCCTGCTGCTGTTGTTTCTGCTGGTTTCTTGGTCTGCTTGTTGTTCTCATTCTACTTGCCGGCATCGCCGCTGGTGTCTTCTACCTTGTTTTCCGTCCGGAAGCTCCTAAGTATTCTATTGATTCAATATCCATTAAAGGATTCAATCTTTCATCCTCGGCTCCATTTTCGCCAGAATTTGACGTCACTGTTAGAGCCGACAATCCCAACGATAAGATCGGGATTGATTACCGCACAGGAAGCTCAGTTAATGTGTATTACAATGATGTTAGGCTCTGTAACGGAAAACTGCCAGCATTTTACCAGCCGAGCAATAACGTGACGGTCTTTGTGACGGCGTTGAAGGGGTCCGGGATTGAGTTAACGAGTGCTGTGCATAAGGCGTTGGTTAACGGCGAAAACAAAGGAAAGCTGCCGTTCAATTTGAAATTGAGGGCGCCGGTGAGGATTAAGGTGGGATCTGTCAAGACGTGGACGATCACCGTTAAAGTTAATTGTGATGTAACGGTAGATAAGTTAACATCGAAAGCAAAAATCGTGTCCAAGGACTGTGACTATGGAGTTGATCTGTGGTAA